The Coffea eugenioides isolate CCC68of chromosome 8, Ceug_1.0, whole genome shotgun sequence genome has a segment encoding these proteins:
- the LOC113779062 gene encoding probable beta-1,3-galactosyltransferase 12 codes for MPRTHSHLPLSTSDEYSKTGKTKRPLQIPSRPRTPLPITVISALCFLIGVAGISLFLLAVLRPRPAPVFRCGRIQDTFRAFYSLSSAWRLGGGDSGVGNATGMERRKLLGFVGIQTGFSSADRREALRSTWLPSEPEGLLRLEQATGLAFRFVIGRSKDAKKMAELEKEIEKFQDFMIIDVEEEYFKLPYKTLAFFKAAFELFEADYFVKADDDIYLRPDRLATLLAKERTHKLSYIGCMKKGPVITDPKLKWYEKSGHLIGNEYFLHAYGPIYVLSAEVVASLAIARNNSLRMFSNEDVTIGSWMLAMNVDHEDNRAICDPRCTPTSIAVWDIPKCSGLCNPVTRMKELHNTSMCSKSPTLPPDDR; via the exons ATGCCCCGTACACACTCTCACCTGCCACTCTCCACTTCCGACGAGTACTCCAAGACCGGAAAGACTAAAAGGCCCCTTCAAATCCCATCCCGACCTCGGACTCCCCTACCCATTACCGTAATTTCAGCTCTTTGCTTCCTCATCGGCGTTGCCGGAATCAGCCTCTTTCTCCTCGCCGTCCTCCGCCCCAGGCCCGCTCCAGTCTTCCGCTGTGGCCGCATTCAGGACACTTTCAGGGCCTTCTATTCTCTTTCCAGCGCTTGGCGACTCGGAGGAGGAGACTCCGGCGTCGGAAATGCCACTGGCATGGAGCGGCGGAAGCTGCTTGGGTTCGTCGGAATTCAGACGGGGTTTTCCTCGGCAGATCGCCGGGAGGCCTTGAGGAGTACTTGGCTCCCTTCTGAGCCTGAGGGTCTTCTTAG ATTGGAGCAAGCTACTGGTTTGGCATTTAGATTTGTCATTGGACGATCAAAAGACGCAAAGAAGATGGCTGAGCTTGAGAAAGAGATTGAGAAGTTTCAGGATTTTATGATCATTGATGTGGAGGAAGAGTATTTCAAACTGCCATACAAAAC GTTAGCATTCTTCAAGGCTGCCTTTGAGTTATTTGAAGCTGACTATTTTGTCAAGGCTGATGATGATATATATCTTCGTCCGG ATCGACTTGCAACACTATTGGCTAAGGAGAGAACCCATAAACTCAGTTATATTGGCTGCATGAAGAAGGGACCTGTGATTACTGACCCAAAACTGAAGTG GTATGAGAAATCTGGACATCTAATTGGAAATGAATACTTCCTGCATGCTTACGGTCCTATCTATGTTCTTTCTGCAGAGGTGGTCGCATCCCTGGCAATTGCAAGAAATAACAG CTTGAGAATGTTTAGCAATGAGGATGTCACAATTGGCTCATGGATGCTTGCTATGAATGTTGACCATGAAGATAATAGAGCAATATGTGATCCTCGATGTACTCCAACATCAATCGCAGTTTGGGATATCCCAAAATGCTCAG GTCTCTGCAATCCAGTTACAAGGATGAAGGAGCTTCATAACACCAGCATGTGTTCTAAAAGTCCCACATTGCCACCTGATGATAGATAG
- the LOC113781698 gene encoding zinc transporter 4, chloroplastic-like has protein sequence MSFIEDILPLIELKGITGKSLAFAGSFLQDLSQSMANTTCTSHDSELDSCRDEGTAFTLKMVAIAAILFAGVCGVAIPLVGKKRWFLGTDSNLFVAAKAFAGGVILATGFVHMLPDATSNLTDSCLPEIPWSKFPFSGFIAMMAALGTLLIEFIGTQYYERKQGKESQIVRVDSVDMESGIVPAENEGLNGKVFGEEEGGGMHIVGMHAHAAHHRHNHPQEQGACAGNKRSHSDGHSHSHEIDDGNEEGSKRHVVVSQVLELGIVSHSVIIGLSLGVSQSPCTIRPLIGALSFHQFFEGFALGGCISQAQFKTVHATIMACFFAITTPLGIAVGTGISTSYNPNSPRALIIEGIFDSISAGILVYMALVDLIAADFLSKRMSCNTRLQVASYIALFLGAGLMSLLALWA, from the exons ATGTCATTCATTGAG GATATATTGCCTTTGATTGAGTTGAAGGGAATTACCGGGAAGTCTCTGGCTTTTGCTG GCTCCTTTCTGCAGGACCTCTCTCAATCCATGGCAAACACGACCTGTACCAGTCATGATTCTGAATTGGACAGCTGCCGAGATGAGGGAACAGCATTCACCTTGAAAATGGTGGCGATTGCAGCAATCCTTTTTGCTGGGGTATGCGGTGTTGCAATACCCTTAGTTGGTAAGAAACGTTGGTTCCTTGGAACAGATTCCAACCTTTTTGTCGCAGCCAAGGCCTTTGCAGGTGGCGTCATTCTCGCTACAGGTTTTGTGCACATGTTGCCAGATGCCACGTCAAATTTGACTGACTCTTGTCTGCCTGAAATTCCATGGTCAAAATTTCCATTTTCTGGATTTATAGCAATGATGGCGGCATTGGGGACTCTTCTGATTGAGTTCATCGGAACCCAGTACTATGAGCGTAAACAAGGGAAAGAAAGCCAAATTGTGCGGGTTGATTCAGTGGACATGGAGTCAGGAATTGTTCCAGCAGAGAATGAAGGTTTGAATGGGAAAGTGTTTGGTGAAGAAGAAGGTGGTGGCATGCACATTGTGGGGATGCATGCACATGCAGCACATCATAGACATAACCACCCTCAAGAGCAAGGAGCTTGTGCTGGAAATAAGAGGAGTCATTCAGACGGTCATTCACATTCACATGAGATAGATGATGGGAATGAAGAAGGTAGTAAGAGGCATGTAGTTGTTTCACAG GTCTTGGAATTGGGGATAGTATCACACTCCGTGATCATTGGGCTCTCTCTTGGAGTGTCACAAAGTCCATGTACCATAAGACCCTTGATTGGGGCATTATCATTCCACCAGTTCTTTGAAGGGTTTGCTCTTGGAGGCTGCATCTCTCAGGCCCAGTTTAAAACCGTCCATGCTACCATAATGGCATGTTTTTTCGCCATCACAACCCCACTGGGGATTGCTGTGGGGACTGGGATTTCTACTAGTTACAATCCAAACAGTCCAAGAGCCTTGATCATTGAAGGCATCTTTGATTCTATATCTGCTGGCATTCTTGTTTACATGGCCTTAGTTGATCTAATTGCTGCTGACTTTTTGAGTAAGAGAATGAGCTGCAATACAAGACTTCAAGTGGCTTCTTATATTGCACTGTTTTTGGGTGCAGGGTTGATGTCCTTGCTTGCACTTTGGGCTTAA
- the LOC113781699 gene encoding zinc transporter 4, chloroplastic-like — protein MSSVEDILPLIELKGITENSRASAGSVLQGVSQSMANATRTSHLSALDSCRDEGTAFTLKMVAIAAILFAGACGIAIPLVGRKRRFLGTDSNLFVAVKAFAAGVILATGFVHILPDATLSLTDPSLPEVPWQAFPFSGFIAMMAALVTLLIEFVGTQYYERKQEKESKIAQVDSVDVLESGTAPKVFGEEGGGGMPIVGIHAHAAQHRHSHPQDQEACSGNKRVHPHGHSHSLDIYDGNEEGVMRHVVVSQVLELGILSHSVIIGLSLGVSENACTITPLIAALSFHQFFEGFALGGCISQAQFNTVHASIMACFFAITTPLGIAVGTGISTIYDPESPKALIVEGIFDSVSAGILIYMALVDLIAADFLSKRLSCNTRLQVTSYVSLFLGAALMSLLALWA, from the exons ATGTCTTCCGTTGAG GATATATTGCCTTTGATTGAGTTGAAGGGAATTACAGAGAATTCTCGGGCTTCTGCAG GCTCCGTTCTGCAGGGCGTCTCTCAATCCATGGCGAACGCAACCCGTACCAGTCATCTTTCTGCATTGGACAGCTGCCGAGATGAGGGAACAGCATTCACCTTGAAAATGGTGGCGATTGCAGCAATCCTCTTTGCTGGGGCATGCGGTATTGCGATACCCTTGGTGGGTAGGAAGCGTAGGTTCCTTGGAACAGATTCCAACCTTTTTGTCGCAGTCAAGGCCTTTGCAGCTGGCGTCATTCTCGCTACAGGATTTGTGCACATCTTGCCAGATGCCACGTTAAGTTTGACGGACCCAAGTCTGCCTGAAGTTCCATGGCAAGCATTCCCATTTTCTGGATTTATAGCAATGATGGCAGCATTGGTGACTCTTCTGATTGAGTTCGTTGGGACCCAGTACTATGAGCgtaaacaagagaaagaaagcaAAATTGCGCAGGTTGATTCAGTGGACGTGTTAGAGTCGGGAACTGCTCCGAAGGTGTTTGGTGAAGAAGGTGGTGGCGGCATGCCCATTGTGGGGATTCATGCGCATGCAGCACAACATAGACATAGCCATCCTCAAGATCAAGAAGCTTGTTCTGGAAATAAGAGGGTTCATCCACATGGTCATTCGCATTCACTTGATATATATGATGGGAATGAAGAAGGTGTTATGAGGCATGTAGTTGTTTCACAG GTCTTGGAATTGGGGATACTATCACACTCAGTGATCATTGGGCTGTCTCTTGGAGTATCAGAAAATGCATGTACCATAACACCCTTGATTGCGGCATTATCATTCCACCAGTTCTTCGAAGGGTTTGCTCTTGGGGGCTGCATCTCTCAGGCTCAGTTTAATACCGTCCATGCTTCCATTATGGCATGTTTTTTCGCCATCACAACCCCATTGGGAATTGCAGTGGGGACTGGGATTTCTACCATTTACGATCCAGAGAGTCCAAAAGCCTTGATCGTTGAAGGCATCTTTGATTCTGTATCTGCTGGAATTCTTATTTACATGGCCTTGGTTGATCTAATTGCTGCTGACTTTTTGAGCAAGAGGTTGAGCTGCAATACAAGACTTCAAGTGACTTCTTATGTTTCACTGTTTCTGGGTGCAGCGTTGATGTCCTTGCTTGCACTTTGGGCTTAA
- the LOC113779845 gene encoding uncharacterized protein LOC113779845 has product MMPAEVFSSFPLCKKIADHRRACYWRLANVVFLQGIKIGDDVPSISHLPVADHDTVCLLFAKASIEEAQAILSILDIHGAASGQGVNQLRCGKVYWIWSKVSGWKEQQLSAPGTATGFSSDWRRLWDLEHAKYRNAAVKCCLAENRRWDRDFNML; this is encoded by the exons ATGATGCCAGCTGAAGTTTTTTCCTCTTTCCCCTTGTGTAAAAAAATTGCTGACCATCGTCGTGCTTGCTACTG GAGGTTGGCAAATGTGGTGTTTTTGCAGGGCATCAAAATTGGAGACGATGTACCTTCCATTTCTCACCTCCCAGTTGCTGATCATGATACTGTCTGTCTGCTATTTGCAAAGGCCTCAATAGAGGAGGCTCAAGCTATTCTATCAATTCTTGATATTCATGGAGCAGCTTCAGGTCAAGGAGTGAACCAGTTGAGGTGCGGCAAAGTATACTGGATTTGGAGTAAGGTGAGCGGGTGGAAGGAACAACAATTATCGGCTCCTGGTACAGCTACAGGATTCAGTTCGGATTGGAGACGTCTCTGGGACTTGGAACATGCCAAATACCGAAATGCTGCAGTGAAATGCTGTCTTGCTGAAAACCGTAGATGGGATAGAGATTTCAATATGCTGTAG